The following nucleotide sequence is from Pseudofrancisella aestuarii.
GATATTCTAACTTATTGATACAATCTAATGATTTTAAATTAAAATATGCAAAAAGAATTGAATCTTCATAAGTTAAAAACTTCTCTTAATGATAATAACAATGCGATATATTTTTTAGAGGATATTTGTCTAAATGAGTTTGTAGGAAAAAAATTAAGTATAAAATTTTTAGGAGAAATAAACTGTGTAGCATGTGGAACTAAAACAAATAAAAGTTATTCTCAAGGTTATTGCTTTATGTGTATGAGAAAACTACCAGAGTGTGATATTTGTATAGTTAAACCAGAGCTTTGTCATTATGCTCAAGGAACTTGTAGAGACTCTAAGTGGGGAGAGGATCATTGCATGAAAACACATATAGTTTATTTATCAAATACTGGTGATGTAAAGGTAGGTATTACTCGGCTTAAAAATGTTCCTTCAAGATGGATAGATCAGGGTGCTACTCAGGCACTACCAATTTATGCTGTTCAAAATAGACTGATTTCTGGACTAGTGGAAATGGCATTAAAAAATCATATAGCAGATAAAACCAATTGGAGAAAAATGCTACAGGGTGATTCTGAATCTACGGATTTGGAAGCTATTAGAGATGATCTTATGACTAAATCTCAAGCAGAGATTAATAATATTAAAGATAAATATGGAGATAATGTCTTAGAGCCTGTTGAGGGTAATTTAGTAAATATAGTTTATCCTGTATTAGAGTTTCCCACAAAAATAAAGTCCTTTAATTTAGATAAAGACTCTATAGTCCAAGGTAAGCTTGAAGGAATAAAAGGCCAGTACCTAATTTTTGATACCGGAGTTATTAATATCCGTAAGTTTAGTGGCTATAAATGCTTAATAGAAGCTTAAGCAAGGAGAATAGTAATGAAATTAGGAACAGCTAAAACTAATTCTCAAAGAAAAATTTTGCTTTTAGGAGCTGGTGAGTTAGGTAGAGAATTTGCAATATCTGCACAAAGATTAGGGCTGTATGTTATCGCTGCAGATAGATATGATAATGCCCCGGCTATGCATGTTGCACATGAGACTTATGTATTAGATATGCAAGATAAATTACAACTGAGAAGTCTTATTGTAAATACGAAACCTGACTATATAGTTCCAGAAATAGAAGCAATAGCTACAGATGAGTTAGTTGATTTAGAGAATCAGGGCTTTAAAGTTGTTCCATGTGCTAAGGCTGTTAAGTTAACTATGGATAGGGAAGGCATCAGGCGCCTTGCTGCAGAAGAGCTTAATTTGCCGACTACAAGGTTTATGTTTGCTGAAACTGAAAAAGAATATGAGCAAGCAGTAAAACAAGTTGGACTACCGTATGTTATAAAACCAGTAATGAGTTCTTCAGGAAAGGGTCAATCAATAGTTAAAAAAAGTGAAGATATTCAAAAAGCTTGGCAGTATGCTCAAAGTGGCAGTCGAGGCTCTGCAAAAAGTGTTATTGTGGAGCAGTTTATTCCTTTTGATTATGAAATAACTCTTCTTACAGTTCGTCATGAGAAAGGCACTTCTTTCTGTGAACCTATCGGACATATACAAGAAAAAGGAGATTATCAGCTATCTTGGCAACCACAAGCGATGCCTGAGAATACTCTTAAACAGGCACAACATATAGCTAAAAAAGTAACAGATGCTTTAGGTGGATATGGTATTTTTGGAGTTGAGCTTTTTGTTCAGGGAGAAAAGGTTTACTTTAATGAAGTCTCTCCTCGACCTCATGATACAGGTTTAGTTACGTTAATATCTCAAAGGATAAATGAGTTTGATTTACATTTGAGAGCGATCTTAGGATTACCAGTGCCAGATAAAATTTCAAATATAGCTCCATCTGCTTCTGCTGCACTTTTATTAGATGGTGATTCAGATGCTCCAGAATTTGAGGGTGTTGAGAATGCATTGAGTATACACAATGTAGATGTTTACCTCTTTGGAAAGCCAGAAATAAAAGGTTCGAGAAGAATGGGTGTTGTTTTGGTAAAAGGTGATGATGTTGATCATGCAAAGTCAAAAGCCCTTCAAGCCCGTGAGCTTATAAGTATCGTAAAATAATTTAATAAGATTCTAAATAATTTAGTAGAAAGGGGTGAAAGTCAAACGGTGAATAGAATAAAATCTGGAGTAATGCTACTTTTGTTAATTTTGATTACATCATGTAGTAATCTTCCTTTAGTTCCTAAAGGAAGATTTATTAATTTATTTATACCTAATGGAAAGTATAAGGTTATTGGTTTTAAAAACTTACCAAATGATATTATATCTTACAATGGCACAGCAACAGCCACTTTAGGGAAATTAAAAGTAACATTATCTAACCCTCAATGTGGGCTCGTATATCTTGGGACAACAGGCTTTTTTGATAGAGGGGTTTCTGGAGAGACGTATGATGCCTATCTATGGGATGGAGAAGATCCTTTTGGCTCATATGAAAAGTGTATTGTCGGTATTATGTGTATTGATGATAATCATACGGATTATCTTGTTAATGTAACACTTGATGGAAAGAGTTATAATTATCAAGGTAGTTATTAATGTTTACTAATCATTTTAATCTAATGAAATAAGATTTTATACTACTTGGTGAGACATGTTTTTATAAAATGATATTAAGGCATAACTTGATTTATTGTTGAGGGTTTTATAGACTTTTATTTTAAGCTCTACGAATTCATTATGGAATATTTATTTATATTAGCTCTATTTATAGTAATTATTGTGAGCATTGTTTATCTGCCGATTAGGTTATATAACAACATTATTATTAATGAAAATAATGCAAAAAGAGCATGGTCAAATACTGTAGCTTATCAAAAACAACTTCTTGAGCTTATACCTAGGTTAGAGGCTAATTTGAATAGCTATAAAGATTATGAAAAAGCTACTCTTACCGATATAGTTAGTTTGAGAGAGAGTATCAAAAAAGTTTCATCGGATGATGTAGATGTTAAAAAGTTATCAAAAAGTTACGATGAGACTCAACAGCTGATGTCTAAACTTAATGTTCGTTTAGAGCAATACCCTGAGCTAAAAGCAAATACAGTATATCTTAAGTTTATGGACAGTTTGTCAGACAACTACACCAATGTAACATCATCGATTAGAATCTTTAACTCTTGTGTCAATGCATTTAATGATAGTATTACAATGTTTCCTCATTTTATTATTAACATTATTTTTCTCAAAAAACATAAGCTTGATAGTTTTCAACATAGTAAAAGTGAAGACTCTCTAGGTGGATTTAAGCCAAACTTCTAAGGATTATAAATGCTTAAAAATGAAGTGTTATTGAGAGAGTTAGAAAGTGAGATAAATACTAATCTAGATATAAATACCTTTTATGAAAAAGTAGAAACAATATTTAAAAAAAATCATTTTAAGAGAAAGTCTCGTTTTATACCAATATTTCACTTTTTTGGTTTCTTTTTTTCTTTTACATTGTTTATATTTTTATATAGTGGGCTGTTTTTTAGTATTATAGATTTTATTGATAGTTTTATTGGTTTT
It contains:
- a CDS encoding DUF2797 domain-containing protein → MQKELNLHKLKTSLNDNNNAIYFLEDICLNEFVGKKLSIKFLGEINCVACGTKTNKSYSQGYCFMCMRKLPECDICIVKPELCHYAQGTCRDSKWGEDHCMKTHIVYLSNTGDVKVGITRLKNVPSRWIDQGATQALPIYAVQNRLISGLVEMALKNHIADKTNWRKMLQGDSESTDLEAIRDDLMTKSQAEINNIKDKYGDNVLEPVEGNLVNIVYPVLEFPTKIKSFNLDKDSIVQGKLEGIKGQYLIFDTGVINIRKFSGYKCLIEA
- the purT gene encoding formate-dependent phosphoribosylglycinamide formyltransferase is translated as MKLGTAKTNSQRKILLLGAGELGREFAISAQRLGLYVIAADRYDNAPAMHVAHETYVLDMQDKLQLRSLIVNTKPDYIVPEIEAIATDELVDLENQGFKVVPCAKAVKLTMDREGIRRLAAEELNLPTTRFMFAETEKEYEQAVKQVGLPYVIKPVMSSSGKGQSIVKKSEDIQKAWQYAQSGSRGSAKSVIVEQFIPFDYEITLLTVRHEKGTSFCEPIGHIQEKGDYQLSWQPQAMPENTLKQAQHIAKKVTDALGGYGIFGVELFVQGEKVYFNEVSPRPHDTGLVTLISQRINEFDLHLRAILGLPVPDKISNIAPSASAALLLDGDSDAPEFEGVENALSIHNVDVYLFGKPEIKGSRRMGVVLVKGDDVDHAKSKALQARELISIVK
- a CDS encoding LemA family protein; the encoded protein is MEYLFILALFIVIIVSIVYLPIRLYNNIIINENNAKRAWSNTVAYQKQLLELIPRLEANLNSYKDYEKATLTDIVSLRESIKKVSSDDVDVKKLSKSYDETQQLMSKLNVRLEQYPELKANTVYLKFMDSLSDNYTNVTSSIRIFNSCVNAFNDSITMFPHFIINIIFLKKHKLDSFQHSKSEDSLGGFKPNF